Within the Sarcophilus harrisii chromosome 2, mSarHar1.11, whole genome shotgun sequence genome, the region TCTCGCTGGCCCTGGGAGAACTGGGAGGAATCGAAATGAGCcaaattttctgacatattagcaCCAATTCCCAGTGCTGGTGTCTCCAGTGTGTATTACTAGGACGGAGGGTGACAAAGGTTTTTGTTGTCCAGTGGTATCCCACTCGACGCGTGGACTTTGTCCATAGGATTTCcctggaaaagatactggaggaattagccatctccttctccagtgtGCCCTCAATTTACGGATGAGGAAGTGAAACTTCacggttaagtgtcttgcccagagaGAGACACAGTTAGTGTAGCCTGAAAGtgaattagaattcaggtcttcccgatTGCAAGTCCGGTGTTGCCCAGGCAGAAATTATTTAGGAAGAGTGGATCGTTCACTTCTTCGACAGTTAGCTTTGTTCTcatggtattttgtttttatcattaaaTGTAAGCAATGACTTTTTGCCCAGATCATGAGAACAGACATTGGAGTCATCCAACGCCctcatgttacaaatgagaagaaaaacagaatggaGCTTTCGAAGTCCCAGTTTCAAGTTCACAATGTCCTCTGGGATTCCCTTtaatccagaggaaaaaaacaacctCACCAGGAGATAGGTTTATTTCCTTCAGTTACCCCAAGTGAAATGCAATAATGGGAAAAGCCCAGAATTGTGAACCAAGGGACTTGATGTGAGAGGAATCTAAGCTACAAGAATCAAATGTTACTAACTCCAGCTGTGCTCCTACAATgtgaatttttcatttcattttctcccatttcctAGGAAGCCTTACCTCTACCATTATTACAACCAAGGAAAACTACTCATCGCCCACTCCAAAGTCCTAAGTAGTAAAATAAAATGGCCATATAGATGATGAGAGTGAACTCTGTATGACCTGAGTGAGCcctgtaaaattatataaaaatcacaaaaaaacatGTCCCCTTTGATCTATACCTCCAAATGGTCTGGCATCCTCTCAGAGCAAGATAAGTTTTCTTGTCAGGAAGTCACAACCCCAGGCAAGATTTCAAATTCAATTGAGAATTATCAAACTTCCGCTATAAAATGGGTCTTCAGAAAATGACTTTGCAGACCGATTCTCCCTTGAGAATGATATGCTCACTAAGAAAATCTCTCTGggtgtttctttaacaataaagccTTTTTTATCATAGCCTCTGGATCTAGAGCTCAGTCTTGTCATCCATTCCTGCCTAATCTCATCATCTCATAGCCTCATCATAGTAACTTCATCTGTTATCTGCCTCCAGCCAAGACCACAGGTTGGCCAGGAAAACATCCACACCCCAGGCTTCAATAGACCAGTATGCCTTTGATCTCACCATATCTTTCCAAGTTGCATTAGTGTGTTTAATTGACTACAGTGAGCTGAGGAAAGCAATGAGACATGGAAATAATTGAGTAAAAGAAAGATTGTGAAAAATTTGAGGGCACTGCCATAGGATTTATAGTTTTAAGATCTActtaatatattatctcatttgggccTCATAACCACCCTGTAAAGATCTACACagaaatatacaaacatacattatGTAATTTAAGTCATCAATACTTGTAGTAATGTTatcaatctttaaaataaaaggtagTAAAGACTTAATTGTTTCCTTTATCTAGGATTATCGAAAATGGACTACTCCCAGATCATGCAAGTTAAGTAGGGCAACAGTAAAAGctcaaaaataaaactgagaatgCAGAAATTACTGGAGCTGGCAGGAAAACACAATCATAATTCTAGTTatcaactaaaataaaaatcatatctcAATAATTCTGGGGCAAACTAGTCAAAAGGATATCTAGCAAACGGGGCTCCTGGGTCTCAATCTTTGCTTTATCCTCAGGAACtcattgtctcttttctctttaggaAGGGAGGTATATAAAAAAACTTATTATAATATTCGAGAAATGAACTGTGCAGTCAAACACATGGCCTGCTACCAGGGTGGCTTTCCTAATACAAGGCTCCCACCGACCAAGAGAAGAATTCTGTATTTAGCAATACAATTGACCATCCCCCACCCATCCGTGCAAAGTCCAAAGAAATACTCGTATTCCAACAgtacattttattaaaaagcaaTTTCTAACGGCAAACTCCTTTACAACCTAGGCAATTAAACTGTCCAATCGAGAACTCATCTCAAATCAAGGAGATTGAAAACGAGGGAGGAAGAGCAGGAATAGAaatcaaagccaaaaaaaaaaaaaaaaaggaatacctCTATTTAGTGATCAGTGTTTTTTTTCACACATCTGCCCACCCGCCTGGAGTTAGGATGCAAAGCATGAAGAAAAACCGAGACCTAGGGAACAGATTCCTCCCTGCAGGAATTCCTTTCCTCCAGTCGGACGCGGCGTCCCCTGCGAGCCGGGCTAATTGACCCGACAGGCCCGGATCATGAGCAGTTGCAGGAGGATGAAGACTGGGGACATGATAAGGCCAAACCAGAGCTCCCTGGTCTGTTCCACCAGTTTCTGGCACAGCAGCATCTCAAAAACAAACTTGAGGCTGAGAATAGTGAGGATCCAGAAGAGGCGGAGCACCGCCAGCCGCTTCTCCCCGTCCTGGAAGAGGCGCACCGACACAATGGTGGTGAAGTAGGTGCTGAGCCCGTCGGCGGCGAAAAAGGGCACGAACACATTCCACCACGACAGGCCCGGGGCCAGCTCGTCCACCCGCAGCGCCAGGAGCACAGAGAACACCAGCAGCGCCAGCACGTGCACGAAGATCTCGAAGGTGGCGAACCCCAGCCACTGCACCAGCTCCCGCAGCGAGAACAACATCGTGCCGGGGCCCGCTCCTGCGCGCCTGGAGCTGCGTAGCGCGATGGAGCCGTAACTCAGCAAGGGCCGGGCGGCGGCGGCTGCGGCTGCGGAAACAGGGACCGTCagcaggagagggggagggggccaGGCCGGCGGCCCTCCGTTCGCTCAGGTGCCCCTGGTCACGCAGTCAGACCTGCTCCCTACCCACCTGCTGACCGGATCGCCACACCCGATTCGGTGACCTACCCGTCCCACCTAGGCTCCCCCACTCACCTCGGTGGTCTGAGCGGCTCCgcccgctgccgccgccgccgccgccgccgccatggGGTGTCTGTCGCGCACCGATGGCGTCACTTCCCCCGGCACCGGAAGTCAGCCCCGGGAAGTCGCTTAAAGAGGTGGTGGTCCtttttctgcctccctctccATCTTTCCACCCCCTACCTCCGCTCGCTTGTCTTGCTTTCCTCCGGTCTCCGCCCTCCCCGCACACCTGAGGCTCCGCGATCGAGTTCCCCCCTCCCCCGTCCCAGAATCCTTGTCCCCTCCCCACAGCTGTGTCCTAAACTCCCAGTTCTTGCTTCAGCTGTCATCTCGACCATTGCCACCGCTGCCTACTCTGGCGTCTGCGCCCTAACCCACGCTCGTTTTTGTCCCGCCTTCTTCTCGACTCTGACCCCCGCCTCAGTTTTAACCTTTCCCAGTTATACCGCTCCCCCGTTAGAAAGGCGCGCTCCCCCAGTTCTGGTCCTCCTCCCGTCCCGCCCTCTCCCCAACACCGGTCCCCTTGCTCCCGCTTCTCCAGATGTTGACCCCGAGCCTCCTCGTCCTGTTCGGGAGCCAGACAGGCACCGCCCACGACGTGGCAGAGAGGATCGGCAGGGAGGCCCGGAGGAGGCGGCTCCAATGTAGGGTTCGGGCACTGGATTCCTATAACGTGGTAAGGACGGGAGTCCCGgacgccccctccccccccccccccgcgtcACGTTCGGGAGTGCCCGCGGCAGAAGGCCGCGGGGGCGGGACCCGGGGGTGTGTGCGTCCCCGCCGGCGGAGACGGGCGCGCTCTACGTGCGGGCTGCCCACCACCTCACTCCGCGTCGCCGTCACTGGGGCCTCCGAGGATACCTTGGGAGCTCCGTGCCCACTGCTCCTGAAAACGGCCAAACACTAAGCCGTCATTTACTAACTATGTTCAAATTAGCTTGTCAGACGGCTCCTCTCTGACGGGCGCTGAGAGCAAGACCGTTAAACCACGCAGCGACAGGAGTGACTATCAAGCGTGGCATAGAAAACAGCACGAGAAAGGTCACCGAAGAGCATCGGGCAGGTCTCAAGGGCAGAGTAGTTCATATGGCAGCAGCACACTACGTGCTGAGGAGAGTAGGATAAGATTGCAAAGATAGAGTGGTACTTGATAGTGGAGGTCTTTAAATATTGTCAGGGAGTTGGGGAGGGGAAAACATTTGGGAATATAGGGAGCTGCTCTGAGAACTCAGACTTGGAGGTGTTTTAGCCAGAAGACAGTAGAGAGCTGTGTGGAAGATAAGCAGGTAGGAAAAGAGGCCAAAGATGAGAACTAAGAAAATGATAAGCGCGAATTTATGTTCACATAATCTGATAAATTCCCTCCCGCTCACGTTAATCCCCTTTTCTCTACATTAATCCAGATGAATTTCATCAGTGGAGACAGAATAGAGTAGCTTTAGGAGTTCTTATCAATTCTTCATCCACCTGAGCCACCAAATCTGATTCTAGGAGTCTTTCTTGTTGAATAGAATGGGCATTGTAAGGAATCATCCGTTTGACTCTGCAAGCCAAGTCTATAgtgctttctttcccttttttttttttttttttaaatttaatagccttttatttacaggatatatacatgggtaactttacagcattaacaattgccaaacctcttgttccaatttttcacctcttaccccccccccctcccctagatggcaggatgaccagtagatgttaaatacattaagatataaattagatacacaataagtatacatgaccaaaacgttattttgcttagTACTTTCTTTCCCATGTACCTatcaaagaggaaaggaagggaagatttCTCATGCTGACACTATGAGAGATCCTTATACTACTCTCTTTTATATTGAGGTGAATCTGATTAATGAACCACTGGTGATATTTGTTTGTGCAACTACAGGCCAAGGAGACCCCCCTGACAACATGAAGGTAAGCTTTTCTGAATATCTGTGAATGTCTCTGGGACCCTGAAAATCTGTCTTGGTCAGTTCAGTTCacc harbors:
- the TMEM203 gene encoding transmembrane protein 203, producing the protein MLFSLRELVQWLGFATFEIFVHVLALLVFSVLLALRVDELAPGLSWWNVFVPFFAADGLSTYFTTIVSVRLFQDGEKRLAVLRLFWILTILSLKFVFEMLLCQKLVEQTRELWFGLIMSPVFILLQLLMIRACRVN